One Microbacterium sp. W4I20 DNA window includes the following coding sequences:
- the pgl gene encoding 6-phosphogluconolactonase encodes MQVSSAEKRVVVESTPAALATRVADRFLARVRARTRNGRIAHVALTGGSMGGSVLSAAAADPRAAEIDWSLVHFWWGDERFVPRDDPERNSVQSRQALLDHIQVPAENVHEVAGSDDGITLDEAAAAYAAELARFGTDDNPWPSFAVCFLGVGPDGHIASLFPDRPEVTVTDEAALPVRNSPKRPPERVTLTRPVLNSSKRVWLVLTGADKASALGLALAGASYTSVPAAGAKGRKRTVFFVDEAAASEVSPDLIDQAY; translated from the coding sequence ATGCAGGTTTCGTCCGCAGAGAAGCGGGTCGTGGTGGAATCCACGCCTGCTGCCCTCGCCACCCGGGTCGCTGATCGCTTCCTCGCCCGTGTCCGCGCGCGCACGCGCAACGGCCGGATCGCGCACGTCGCCCTGACCGGTGGCTCGATGGGCGGCTCGGTGCTGAGCGCGGCCGCCGCGGACCCGCGTGCCGCCGAGATCGACTGGTCGCTGGTGCACTTCTGGTGGGGCGATGAGCGGTTCGTCCCGCGCGACGACCCCGAGCGCAACTCGGTGCAGTCGCGGCAGGCCCTGCTCGATCACATCCAGGTTCCGGCCGAGAACGTGCACGAGGTCGCCGGATCCGACGACGGAATTACGCTCGATGAGGCGGCAGCCGCGTACGCGGCGGAACTCGCCCGCTTCGGTACGGATGACAATCCCTGGCCGTCGTTCGCGGTGTGCTTCCTCGGCGTCGGGCCCGACGGCCACATCGCCTCGCTCTTCCCGGATCGGCCCGAGGTCACCGTGACCGACGAGGCGGCGCTTCCGGTGCGCAACTCTCCGAAGCGGCCGCCCGAGCGCGTCACGCTGACTCGTCCGGTGCTGAACTCGTCGAAGCGCGTCTGGCTCGTCCTGACCGGTGCTGACAAGGCGTCCGCTCTCGGCCTCGCCCTCGCCGGTGCGAGCTACACGAGCGTTCCGGCCGCCGGAGCCAAGGGTCGCAAGCGCACGGTGTTCTTCGTCGACGAGGCGGCGGCATCCGAGGTCTCGCCCGATCTGATCGACCAGGCGTACTGA
- a CDS encoding glucose-6-phosphate dehydrogenase assembly protein OpcA — protein MIIDLPDTTVSQVAKQLVKVREEGGAVALGRVLTLVISARNGVAEAAIDAANDASREHPMRVIVLTTGDGDSRLDAQIRVGGDAGASEVVVLRAFGDAASNEESLLTGLLLPDAPVVAWWPEEAPESPATSPLGKIAQRRITDAATASDVRDRLALLGRTHAPGDTDLAWTRLTHWREQLAAVLDQPPYEPITEVEVRGAAASPSTALLAAWLQMALEVPVRWSYEDPDHWQEGIKSVRLTRESGDILLERPAPGVAVLTQPDQPHHDLHLPRRTLRECLAEELRRLDPDVLYGRVITEGWEKLGPPETGE, from the coding sequence GTGATCATCGACCTTCCCGACACGACCGTCAGCCAGGTCGCGAAGCAGCTCGTCAAGGTACGTGAAGAGGGCGGAGCGGTCGCCCTCGGACGCGTGCTCACCCTCGTGATCTCCGCCCGCAACGGCGTGGCCGAGGCCGCCATCGACGCGGCGAACGACGCCTCTCGCGAGCACCCGATGCGCGTCATCGTGCTCACCACGGGCGATGGCGACTCCCGCCTCGATGCGCAGATCCGTGTCGGGGGAGACGCCGGAGCCAGTGAGGTCGTCGTCCTCCGCGCCTTCGGCGACGCCGCCAGCAACGAGGAGAGCCTGCTCACCGGTCTCCTCCTCCCCGACGCGCCCGTGGTCGCCTGGTGGCCGGAAGAGGCCCCCGAGTCCCCCGCCACATCGCCGCTCGGCAAGATCGCGCAGCGTCGGATCACGGATGCCGCGACCGCGTCGGACGTACGCGACCGGCTTGCACTGCTCGGACGCACGCACGCCCCGGGCGACACCGACCTCGCGTGGACGCGCCTGACGCACTGGCGCGAGCAGCTCGCCGCGGTGCTGGACCAGCCCCCCTACGAGCCGATCACCGAGGTCGAGGTGCGCGGCGCGGCCGCGTCGCCGTCGACCGCGCTGCTCGCGGCGTGGCTGCAGATGGCCCTCGAGGTTCCGGTGCGCTGGTCGTACGAAGACCCTGATCACTGGCAGGAGGGCATCAAGTCGGTGCGCCTCACCCGGGAGTCCGGAGACATCCTGCTGGAGCGTCCCGCTCCCGGTGTCGCCGTGCTCACGCAGCCCGATCAGCCGCACCACGACCTGCACCTGCCGCGCCGAACGCTGCGCGAGTGCCTGGCGGAGGAGCTGCGTCGGCTGGACCCCGATGTCCTGTACGGTCGAGTGATCACCGAGGGCTGGGAGAAGCTGGGTCCGCCCGAGACTGGAGAGTGA
- the zwf gene encoding glucose-6-phosphate dehydrogenase, which yields MSVPISRGHNPLRDPDDRRLNRIAGPSALVIFGVTGDLSRKKLMPAVYDLANRGLLPPGFALVGFARRDWEDQDFAKVVYDAVKEHARTPFREETWEQLLQGIRFVSGEFDNPDSFRKLRETVEKLDVERGTMGNHAYYLSIPPRDFPLVAKQLKDSGLVGEDADDDENWRRVVIEKPFGHDLESARALNAALEVAFPADSIFRIDHYLGKETVQNILALRFANELYEPIWNRNYVDHVQITMAEDIGVGGRAGYYDGIGAARDVIQNHLLQLLALTAMEEPISLSAEHLRAEKEKVLAAVHVPEDLSLATARGQYDGGWQGGEQVTGFLAEEGMNPESTTETYAAIKLEIDTRRWSGVPFYLRTGKRLGRRVTEIAVVFNRAPQHLFGRGNASELGQNALVIRVQPDEGVTIRFGSKVPGSGSNVRDVTMDFGYGHAFTEASPEAYERLILDVLLGDPPLFPRHEEVELSWKILDPVEKYWAAVGGPVEQYAPGSWGPASADDLLARDGRVWRRP from the coding sequence ATGTCTGTTCCCATCTCGCGCGGGCACAACCCGCTGCGTGACCCCGACGATCGCCGTCTCAACCGGATCGCAGGGCCCAGCGCCCTCGTGATCTTCGGCGTCACCGGTGACCTCTCACGCAAGAAGCTGATGCCCGCGGTCTACGACCTCGCCAATCGCGGCCTGCTGCCGCCCGGGTTCGCCCTGGTCGGATTCGCCCGACGCGACTGGGAGGACCAGGACTTCGCAAAGGTCGTCTACGACGCGGTCAAGGAGCACGCCAGGACCCCGTTCCGCGAGGAGACCTGGGAGCAGCTGCTGCAGGGCATCCGTTTCGTCTCGGGCGAGTTCGACAACCCCGACTCCTTCCGCAAGCTCCGGGAGACGGTCGAGAAGCTCGATGTGGAACGCGGCACGATGGGCAATCACGCCTACTACCTGTCGATACCGCCGCGGGACTTCCCGCTGGTCGCCAAGCAGCTGAAGGACTCCGGCCTCGTCGGGGAAGACGCCGACGACGACGAGAACTGGCGCCGCGTCGTCATCGAGAAGCCCTTCGGGCATGACCTCGAATCGGCTCGCGCACTGAACGCCGCGCTCGAGGTCGCCTTCCCGGCGGACTCGATCTTCCGCATCGACCACTACCTCGGCAAGGAGACGGTGCAGAACATCCTGGCGCTGCGCTTCGCCAACGAGCTCTACGAACCGATCTGGAACCGCAACTACGTCGACCACGTGCAGATCACGATGGCCGAGGACATCGGCGTCGGCGGGCGCGCGGGGTACTACGACGGCATCGGCGCGGCGCGCGACGTCATCCAGAACCACCTGCTCCAGCTGCTCGCGCTCACCGCGATGGAAGAGCCGATCAGCCTGTCGGCGGAGCATCTGCGTGCTGAGAAGGAGAAGGTCCTCGCGGCCGTGCACGTGCCGGAAGACCTCTCGCTCGCCACCGCACGCGGTCAGTACGACGGCGGATGGCAGGGCGGCGAGCAGGTCACCGGCTTCCTGGCCGAAGAGGGGATGAACCCCGAATCGACCACCGAGACGTATGCGGCCATCAAGCTCGAGATCGACACGCGTCGCTGGTCGGGCGTGCCGTTCTACCTGCGCACCGGCAAGCGCCTGGGGCGTCGGGTCACCGAGATCGCCGTGGTCTTCAACCGAGCCCCGCAGCACCTCTTCGGGCGCGGCAACGCCTCCGAACTCGGGCAGAACGCACTCGTCATCCGCGTGCAGCCCGACGAGGGCGTCACCATCCGCTTCGGTTCGAAGGTCCCGGGCAGCGGCTCCAACGTGCGCGACGTGACCATGGACTTCGGCTACGGCCACGCCTTCACCGAGGCGAGCCCCGAGGCCTACGAGCGGCTCATCCTCGACGTGCTGCTGGGCGACCCGCCGCTGTTCCCGCGGCACGAGGAGGTCGAGCTCTCCTGGAAGATCCTCGACCCGGTGGAGAAGTACTGGGCGGCCGTCGGCGGCCCGGTCGAGCAGTACGCGCCCGGCTCCTGGGGTCCGGCATCCGCCGACGACCTCCTGGCCCGCGACGGACGAGTCTGGAGACGACCGTGA
- a CDS encoding glucose-6-phosphate isomerase translates to MTFSIHTSGAARAAIDETVPSLVHDLIASRITGGDASLWGPDAEAEATKRLGWVEAVSISRPLVAEITALREDLHAKGVTRVVLAGMGGSSLAPEVIAQTAGVPLTILDSTAPGQVLAALDEGLADTVLVVSSKSGSTVETDSQRRTFEAAFRDLGIDPTERIVVVTDPGSPLDASAREAGYRVFNADPNVGGRYSALTAFGLVPSGLAGADIDELLNEAEASLLEVAVDSADNPALRLGAAISATSPRRDKLGLITDGTHINGLPDWIEQLIAESTGKDGTGILPVVLLPVSPELDSKPADLQIVRLVDDANEFHLHERHPGEILVSGSLGAQLIVWEYATAIAGHLLRINPFDQPDVESAKIAARGLLDARPEPTAPAFVENGVEVRVSDPALAASGTVEGVLDALWAQLPADGYVSIQAYVNRLEVPQLQGLRELVAADSGRPTTFGWGPRFLHSTGQYHKGGPAQGVFLQILERTDVDLEIPERPFTFGQLIQAQAAGDAGVLADHGRPVVSLTITESSDDVLALFEAAQK, encoded by the coding sequence ATGACCTTTTCGATCCACACCTCGGGCGCGGCCCGTGCGGCGATCGATGAGACGGTCCCGAGCCTCGTCCACGACCTGATCGCGTCGCGCATCACCGGCGGCGACGCGTCTCTGTGGGGTCCGGATGCCGAGGCGGAGGCGACCAAGCGTCTCGGCTGGGTCGAGGCCGTCTCGATCTCCCGCCCGCTCGTGGCGGAGATCACCGCGCTCCGGGAAGACCTGCACGCCAAGGGCGTCACGCGCGTCGTGCTCGCCGGAATGGGCGGCTCGTCGCTGGCCCCCGAGGTCATCGCGCAGACGGCCGGCGTGCCGCTGACGATCCTCGACTCCACTGCTCCCGGTCAGGTGCTCGCGGCGCTCGACGAGGGCCTCGCCGACACCGTGCTGGTCGTGTCGTCGAAGTCCGGCTCGACGGTCGAGACCGACTCGCAGCGCCGCACCTTCGAAGCGGCGTTCCGCGATCTCGGCATCGACCCGACCGAGCGCATCGTCGTCGTCACCGACCCGGGCTCTCCGCTCGACGCGTCCGCCCGCGAGGCCGGCTACCGCGTCTTCAACGCCGACCCGAACGTCGGCGGTCGCTACTCGGCGCTCACCGCGTTCGGACTGGTGCCCTCGGGTCTCGCCGGCGCCGACATCGACGAGCTGCTGAATGAGGCAGAGGCCTCGCTGCTCGAGGTCGCCGTCGACTCTGCCGACAACCCCGCCCTGCGGCTCGGTGCGGCGATCTCCGCGACCAGCCCGCGCCGCGACAAGCTCGGCCTCATCACCGACGGGACGCACATCAACGGCCTCCCCGACTGGATCGAGCAGCTGATCGCCGAGTCGACCGGCAAGGACGGCACCGGGATCCTCCCGGTCGTCCTGCTCCCGGTCTCGCCGGAGCTGGACTCGAAGCCCGCCGACCTGCAGATCGTCCGTCTGGTCGACGACGCGAACGAGTTCCACCTGCACGAGCGCCACCCGGGCGAGATCCTCGTCAGCGGATCGCTCGGTGCGCAGCTCATCGTCTGGGAGTACGCGACCGCGATCGCCGGTCACCTGCTGCGGATCAACCCGTTCGACCAGCCCGACGTCGAGTCGGCGAAGATCGCCGCCCGCGGCCTGCTCGACGCGCGTCCGGAGCCGACGGCTCCCGCGTTCGTCGAGAACGGTGTCGAGGTGCGCGTGTCGGACCCCGCACTCGCGGCATCGGGCACCGTCGAGGGCGTGCTGGACGCGCTCTGGGCTCAGCTCCCCGCCGACGGCTACGTGTCGATCCAGGCCTACGTCAACCGCCTCGAGGTCCCGCAGCTCCAGGGCCTGCGCGAGCTCGTCGCCGCCGACTCGGGTCGTCCCACGACCTTCGGCTGGGGACCGCGGTTCCTGCACTCGACCGGTCAGTACCACAAGGGCGGACCCGCCCAGGGTGTGTTCCTGCAGATCCTCGAGCGCACCGACGTGGATCTCGAGATCCCCGAGCGACCCTTCACCTTCGGGCAGCTCATCCAGGCGCAGGCCGCCGGCGACGCGGGTGTTCTCGCGGACCACGGGCGTCCGGTCGTCTCCCTGACGATCACGGAGTCCTCCGACGACGTGCTCGCCCTCTTCGAAGCCGCTCAGAAGTAA
- the tal gene encoding transaldolase: MSTPTAQLAAAGVSIWLDDLSRTRISSGNLAELIESRNIVGVTTNPTIFANAITDKNNTSYDAQVTELAASGASAEEAVFAATTQDVAAALDVFRPVWEKSNHVDGRVSIEVSPDLAHDTAGTVASAKELWAKVDRPNLLVKIPATKAGLPAITEAIAAGISVNVTLIFSLERYADVIDAYLTGLERAHSADFDLSSIHSVASFFVSRVDTETDKRLDAIGTDAAKALKSKAGLANARLAYELFEQKFAEKRAQDLIALGANLQRPLWASTGVKDPNLPDTLYVTELVAAGVVNTMPEKTLEATFDHGVITGDTITGGYAEAHQVFADLAEVGIDLEDVTQVLEDEGVAKFIDSWHDLLGQVTEALEAQR; the protein is encoded by the coding sequence ATGAGCACCCCCACCGCACAGCTCGCCGCCGCAGGTGTGAGCATCTGGCTCGACGACCTGTCCCGCACGCGCATCTCCTCGGGCAACCTCGCCGAGCTGATCGAGTCGCGCAACATCGTCGGCGTCACCACGAACCCGACCATCTTCGCCAACGCGATCACCGACAAGAACAACACGTCGTACGACGCCCAGGTCACCGAGCTCGCCGCCTCCGGCGCCAGCGCCGAGGAGGCCGTCTTCGCGGCCACCACGCAGGACGTCGCAGCAGCACTCGACGTGTTCCGTCCGGTGTGGGAGAAGTCGAACCACGTCGACGGGCGCGTCTCGATCGAGGTCTCCCCCGACCTCGCGCACGACACCGCCGGCACCGTGGCCTCCGCCAAGGAACTGTGGGCGAAGGTCGACCGGCCCAACCTCCTGGTCAAGATCCCCGCGACGAAGGCGGGCCTGCCCGCCATCACCGAGGCGATCGCGGCGGGAATCAGCGTCAACGTCACGTTGATCTTCAGCCTCGAGCGCTACGCCGACGTGATCGACGCGTACCTGACGGGCCTCGAGCGGGCGCACAGCGCCGACTTCGACCTGTCGAGCATCCACTCGGTCGCCTCGTTCTTCGTGTCGCGCGTCGACACCGAGACCGACAAGCGCCTCGACGCGATCGGCACCGACGCCGCCAAGGCACTCAAGAGCAAGGCCGGGCTCGCCAACGCGCGGCTCGCCTACGAGCTCTTCGAGCAGAAGTTCGCCGAGAAGCGCGCACAGGACCTGATCGCGCTCGGTGCGAACCTGCAGCGTCCGCTGTGGGCGTCCACCGGCGTCAAGGACCCGAACCTCCCCGACACGCTGTACGTCACCGAGCTCGTCGCGGCCGGCGTCGTGAACACGATGCCGGAGAAGACGCTCGAGGCCACGTTCGACCACGGCGTCATCACCGGAGACACCATCACGGGTGGATACGCCGAGGCGCACCAGGTCTTCGCGGACCTCGCCGAGGTCGGCATCGACCTCGAGGACGTCACCCAGGTTCTCGAGGACGAGGGCGTCGCCAAGTTCATCGACTCCTGGCACGACCTGCTCGGCCAGGTCACCGAGGCTCTCGAGGCGCAGCGATGA
- the tkt gene encoding transketolase → MSELQWDDIDRRAVDTARILAADAVEKVGNGHPGTAMSLAPAAYLLYQRVLRHDPTDVDWLGRDRFILSVGHSSLTQYVELYLGGFGLELEDLKALRTWGSLTPGHPEYGHTKGVEITTGPLGQGLASAVGFAYAARYERGLFDPDAAAGTSPFDHFVYVIAGDGDLQEGVTSEASSLAGHQQLGNLIAIYDSNQISIEDDTNVAFTEDVAARYEAYGWQVQVVDWKKTGEYVEDVAELYAAIEAAKGETDKPSLIILKTIIGWPSPGKQNSGKIHGSALGADELAATKKVLGFDPEQSFAVADDVIEHTRGLAARAAEARAAWQESFDAWAAANPERKELLDRLEAGDLPADIDAALPVFEAGKEVSTRAASGQVINALAAELPELWGGSADLAESNLTTIKDARSFIPAEWSTHEWSGNPYGRVLHFGIREHAMGAIVNGIVLHGKTRAFGGTFLIFSDYMRPSVRLAALMNVPSIFVWTHDSVALGEDGPTHQPIEQIATLRAIPNFTVVRPADANETSVTWLEILRRHAGPTGIALTRQNIPVFERGDGAASGDSFASASEAVKGAYVLAEAPNGSPDVIIIATGSEVQLAVNARAALAAEGVNVRVVSAPSLEWFDEQDEAYRESVLPASVTARVSVEAGSVLSWRGIVGDRGRSVGIDHFGASADYKTLFEKFGITTEAVIAAARETLAANSTKENV, encoded by the coding sequence GTGTCGGAATTGCAGTGGGATGACATCGATCGACGCGCGGTGGACACCGCACGGATCCTGGCGGCCGATGCCGTCGAGAAGGTCGGCAACGGTCACCCCGGCACGGCGATGAGCCTCGCGCCGGCGGCCTACCTCCTCTACCAGCGCGTGCTGCGCCACGACCCGACGGACGTCGACTGGCTCGGCCGCGACCGGTTCATCCTGTCAGTGGGGCACTCCTCCCTCACGCAGTACGTCGAGCTCTACCTCGGCGGCTTCGGCCTCGAGCTGGAAGACCTCAAGGCCCTGCGCACGTGGGGCTCCCTGACTCCCGGACACCCGGAGTACGGCCACACCAAGGGCGTCGAGATCACCACCGGCCCGCTCGGACAGGGTCTCGCCTCGGCGGTGGGCTTCGCGTACGCCGCGCGCTACGAGCGGGGTCTGTTCGACCCGGATGCCGCTGCCGGCACCAGCCCGTTCGACCACTTCGTATACGTGATCGCCGGTGACGGCGACCTGCAGGAGGGCGTCACCAGCGAGGCATCCTCGCTCGCCGGTCACCAGCAGCTGGGCAACCTCATCGCGATCTACGACTCGAACCAGATCTCGATCGAGGACGACACGAACGTCGCCTTCACGGAAGACGTCGCCGCGCGCTACGAGGCCTACGGCTGGCAGGTGCAGGTCGTCGACTGGAAGAAGACGGGCGAGTACGTCGAAGACGTCGCTGAGCTGTACGCCGCGATCGAGGCCGCCAAGGGCGAGACCGACAAGCCGTCGCTGATCATCCTCAAGACGATCATCGGCTGGCCGTCGCCCGGCAAGCAGAACTCCGGCAAGATCCACGGCTCCGCTCTCGGAGCCGACGAGCTCGCCGCGACGAAGAAGGTCCTCGGCTTCGACCCCGAGCAGAGCTTCGCGGTCGCCGACGACGTGATCGAGCACACCCGCGGCCTGGCTGCTCGCGCCGCCGAGGCCCGTGCCGCCTGGCAGGAGTCCTTCGACGCCTGGGCCGCCGCGAACCCGGAGCGTAAGGAACTCCTCGACCGCCTCGAGGCGGGCGACCTGCCGGCCGACATCGACGCGGCTCTCCCGGTGTTCGAAGCGGGCAAGGAGGTGTCGACCCGCGCCGCGTCCGGCCAGGTCATCAACGCCCTCGCCGCCGAACTCCCTGAGCTGTGGGGCGGCTCCGCCGACCTCGCTGAGTCGAACCTCACCACGATCAAGGACGCACGGTCGTTCATCCCCGCCGAGTGGTCGACGCACGAATGGTCGGGCAACCCGTACGGCCGGGTCCTGCACTTCGGCATCCGCGAGCACGCCATGGGCGCGATCGTCAACGGCATCGTGCTGCACGGGAAGACCCGCGCGTTCGGCGGCACCTTCCTCATCTTCAGCGACTACATGCGCCCGTCGGTGCGTCTGGCCGCGCTGATGAACGTGCCGAGCATCTTCGTCTGGACGCACGACTCGGTCGCCCTCGGCGAGGACGGACCGACGCACCAGCCGATCGAGCAGATCGCCACGCTCCGCGCCATCCCGAACTTCACGGTGGTCCGGCCGGCCGACGCCAATGAGACGTCGGTCACCTGGCTCGAGATCCTCCGCCGTCACGCGGGCCCCACCGGCATCGCCCTGACCCGCCAGAACATCCCGGTGTTCGAGCGCGGTGACGGCGCGGCATCCGGCGACTCCTTCGCCTCCGCCTCGGAGGCCGTCAAGGGCGCCTACGTGCTCGCCGAGGCACCGAACGGCAGCCCCGACGTCATCATCATCGCCACCGGCTCGGAGGTGCAGCTCGCCGTGAACGCGCGCGCGGCCCTCGCCGCCGAAGGCGTGAACGTCCGCGTCGTGTCGGCGCCGTCGCTCGAGTGGTTCGACGAGCAGGACGAGGCGTACCGCGAGAGCGTGCTCCCGGCATCCGTCACCGCCCGGGTCTCCGTCGAGGCGGGCTCCGTGCTCAGCTGGCGCGGGATCGTCGGCGACCGCGGACGCTCGGTCGGCATCGACCACTTCGGCGCCTCCGCCGACTACAAGACCCTGTTCGAGAAGTTCGGCATCACCACCGAGGCCGTCATCGCGGCCGCACGCGAGACCCTCGCGGCAAACAGCACCAAGGAGAACGTATGA
- a CDS encoding heme o synthase, producing the protein MSDQTVKKSSVGRTVKAYITLTKPRVLELLLVSTVPVMFLAAGGLPDLWLVLATVVGGSLSAGSAAAFNMYLDRDIDAHMHRTENRPLVTGEVTPRGALIFSWTLAVVSTVWLAVTTNWLAATLSAVAIFFYVVIYTMILKRRTEQNIIWGGIAGCFPVLIGWSAVTESLDWPAFILFLLVFLWTPPHYWPLSMKYKDDYEDVDVPMLGVTRNASQVGLQVILYAWATVACSLLLVPIAGMGLVYTVSALVFGGWFIYESHRLYNRAVHGTEARPMRVFHASITYLTLIFVAVALDPLLPF; encoded by the coding sequence ATGTCTGATCAGACCGTGAAGAAGTCGTCCGTCGGTCGCACGGTGAAGGCTTACATCACCCTCACGAAGCCGCGTGTTCTCGAGCTGCTGCTCGTATCGACGGTGCCGGTGATGTTCCTCGCAGCGGGCGGGCTCCCCGACCTGTGGCTGGTGCTCGCCACCGTCGTGGGCGGATCGTTGAGCGCGGGCTCCGCCGCCGCCTTCAACATGTACCTCGATCGCGACATCGACGCGCACATGCACCGCACCGAGAACCGGCCACTGGTGACCGGAGAGGTGACTCCGCGCGGTGCACTGATCTTCTCCTGGACGCTCGCCGTCGTGTCGACGGTGTGGCTCGCAGTGACGACGAACTGGCTCGCAGCCACGCTCTCGGCCGTCGCCATCTTCTTCTACGTCGTGATCTACACGATGATCCTCAAGCGTCGCACCGAGCAGAACATCATCTGGGGCGGCATCGCCGGATGCTTCCCTGTGCTCATCGGCTGGTCCGCCGTCACAGAGTCGCTGGACTGGCCCGCGTTCATCCTCTTCCTGCTCGTCTTCCTCTGGACGCCGCCGCACTACTGGCCGTTGTCGATGAAGTACAAGGACGACTACGAAGACGTCGATGTGCCGATGCTGGGTGTCACGCGCAACGCGTCGCAGGTCGGCCTCCAGGTCATCCTCTACGCGTGGGCGACCGTCGCGTGTTCGCTCCTGCTCGTGCCGATCGCCGGCATGGGTCTCGTCTACACGGTGTCGGCGCTCGTCTTCGGCGGCTGGTTCATCTACGAGTCGCACCGCCTCTACAACCGTGCGGTGCACGGCACCGAGGCGCGACCGATGCGCGTGTTCCACGCGTCGATCACCTATCTCACGCTGATCTTCGTGGCGGTCGCGCTCGACCCGCTGCTCCCGTTCTGA
- a CDS encoding heme A synthase, with the protein MPETKFPAATTNAGDAQSTDALRPVGWGRALRIFAWLSFVTETIIIGTGGAVRLTGSGLGCSEWPLCTPESLVPTPEQGIHGVIEFGNRLMTGVVGLIAIAVVLLVLHLISGRRALTTALWFAGGGIVAAGVAYAVVRFFDKDLAFPVAAAVLLLVTIVAAVRSVRASSDRRDLTVPAWITLVGVIAQAFVGGITVLTGLNPFIVGFHYVSSLLLVCVTAAFLVRLYAAPGPRERAVPKWFAILTHVTGLALAVTIVFGVLTTGSGPHSGDAEVFRHGFDATILAHVHSWPGYILAALVLVLAVAAWKLRAEPRRWLLVLVIAIGVQVAVGVWQAREGLPPLLVGIHMVLASLSAAAYTVVVLHLRRPVTAAE; encoded by the coding sequence ATGCCCGAGACGAAGTTCCCCGCCGCCACGACGAATGCCGGTGATGCGCAGAGCACCGACGCGCTCCGCCCCGTCGGGTGGGGACGGGCGCTGCGCATCTTCGCCTGGCTGTCGTTCGTCACGGAGACGATCATCATCGGCACCGGCGGCGCGGTGCGGCTCACCGGTTCCGGGCTCGGATGCTCGGAGTGGCCACTGTGCACGCCGGAATCCCTCGTGCCGACCCCCGAGCAGGGCATTCACGGCGTGATCGAGTTCGGCAACCGGCTGATGACGGGCGTGGTGGGCCTCATCGCCATCGCGGTCGTGCTGCTCGTGCTGCATCTGATCAGCGGTCGACGCGCACTGACCACCGCGCTGTGGTTCGCCGGCGGCGGGATCGTCGCGGCGGGCGTCGCATACGCCGTCGTCCGGTTCTTCGACAAGGACCTCGCGTTCCCCGTCGCGGCCGCGGTGCTGCTGCTCGTGACGATCGTCGCGGCCGTGCGATCCGTGCGCGCCTCCAGCGATCGGCGCGACCTGACCGTGCCGGCGTGGATCACTCTGGTCGGCGTCATCGCGCAGGCGTTCGTCGGCGGCATCACCGTGCTCACCGGGCTCAACCCGTTCATCGTCGGGTTCCACTACGTCTCGTCGCTGCTGCTCGTCTGCGTCACCGCTGCGTTCCTCGTGCGCCTGTACGCGGCGCCCGGTCCGCGCGAGCGCGCCGTGCCGAAGTGGTTCGCAATCCTCACCCACGTGACCGGGCTCGCCCTGGCGGTGACGATCGTGTTCGGCGTGCTGACCACGGGCTCAGGGCCCCACTCCGGCGACGCCGAGGTGTTCCGGCACGGATTCGACGCGACGATCCTCGCCCATGTTCACTCGTGGCCCGGCTACATCCTCGCCGCTCTCGTGCTGGTGCTGGCGGTCGCCGCCTGGAAGCTGCGGGCGGAACCGCGCCGCTGGCTGCTCGTGCTCGTGATCGCTATCGGCGTGCAGGTGGCCGTCGGTGTCTGGCAGGCGAGAGAGGGACTCCCCCCGCTGCTCGTCGGAATCCACATGGTGCTCGCCTCGCTGTCTGCGGCCGCATACACGGTCGTCGTGTTGCATCTCCGGCGCCCGGTGACCGCCGCGGAGTGA